One region of Bactrocera neohumeralis isolate Rockhampton chromosome 5, APGP_CSIRO_Bneo_wtdbg2-racon-allhic-juicebox.fasta_v2, whole genome shotgun sequence genomic DNA includes:
- the LOC126759549 gene encoding achaete-scute complex protein T3: MASVCMTQTGYQQQQHHFQMLNGNIMLLQKAQQQQQQLQQQTLQQTAALYQAKKQQSIAPAPKVLGSSNLHNIQMGPGAADDLLPRKKYTYMNMPYGEQLPSVARRNARERNRVKQVNNGFANLRQHLPQTVINTLSHGGRGASKKLSKVDTLRIAVEYIRGLQDMLEESQPSTTTSNMHVGTALCDESSNDGSNYGYSSMGSPSDVAFNQLQRSYHSEASVSPAPSYSGDSDISIGGANYLHPVKLEAQQQQQPQTAVHASQFKFESFDDFAHLSPEEEQPDDEELLDYISSWQEQ, encoded by the coding sequence ATGGCCAGTGTGTGTATGACGCAAACGGGttaccaacaacagcaacatcacttTCAAATGTTGAACGGCAACATAATGTTGTTGcaaaaagcacaacaacaacagcagcaactgcaacaacaaacgcTACAGCAAACAGCAGCGCTCTACCAAGCCAAGAAGCAGCAAAGCATCGCGCCCGCACCTAAAGTGCTGGGCAGCAGCAATCTGCATAACATCCAAATGGGTCCGGGGGCTGCTGATGACCTGCTGCCACGCAAGAAGTACACCTACATGAATATGCCTTACGGCGAACAATTACCGTCGGTGGCGCGTCGCAATGCGCGCGAGCGCAATCGTGTCAAGCAGGTGAACAACGGTTTCGCCAACTTGCGTCAACATCTGCCACAGACGGTCATCAATACGTTGTCGCATGGCGGACGCGGCGCCAGCAAGAAGCTCTCCAAAGTGGATACGCTGCGCATTGCGGTCGAATACATACGCGGTCTGCAGGACATGCTCGAGGAGTCGCAACCAAGTACGACTACTAGTAATATGCATGTTGGCACGGCGCTCTGCGATGAGTCCAGCAATGATGGCAGCAACTACGGCTACTCCTCCATGGGCAGTCCCAGCGATGTCGCATTCAACCAGCTGCAACGCTCTTACCACTCTGAGGCTTCAGTCTCGCCAGCGCCCAGCTACAGCGGCGACTCAGACATTTCCATTGGCGGCGCCAACTATTTGCATCCCGTCAAGTTGGaggcgcagcagcagcaacagccacAAACGGCCGTGCATGCGTCGCAATTCAAATTCGAGTCGTTCGACGATTTCGCACATTTGTCGCCGGAGGAAGAGCAACCTGATGATGAGGAGCTCTTGGACTACATCTCTTCGTGGCAAGAGCAATAA